The Lycium barbarum isolate Lr01 chromosome 9, ASM1917538v2, whole genome shotgun sequence genome has a segment encoding these proteins:
- the LOC132612116 gene encoding uncharacterized protein LOC132612116: MGSQSHDILSTKFDRKNYPTWKFHFRIFVQGKRLFGMLDGSTTEPNEDKEKLVWHANNARVISWILNSVHVGVALSLRLFNLASEMWKHLKNLYAQCNHARDFELEHTLSEYKQGDKDIQNYYSGLMAICSEQDQSFGGNLSSTRLK; encoded by the coding sequence ATGGGGTCACAGTCTCATGATATTTTGTCTACCAAATTTGATCGAAAAAACTATCCTACATGGAAATTTCATTTTCGTATCTTTGTTCAAGGGAAAAGATTGTTTGGAATGTTGGATGGATCAACAACTGAGCCAAACGAAGATAAGGAAAAACTAGTTTGGCATGCTAACAATGCTCGTGTCATTTCGTGGATCCTCAATTCTGTACATGTAGGTGTTGCACTTAGTCTGCGTCTATTCAATCTGGCATCAGAGATGTGGAAGCATCTCAAAAATTTATATGCTCAATGTAACCATGCTCGTGATTTTGAATTAGAACATACTCTTTCAGAATACAAGCAGGGAGACAAAGACATTCAGAATTATTATTCGGGACTTATGGCGATCTGTTCAGAACAAGACCAAAGTTTTGGAGGAAACCTTTCTTCCACACGTCTCAAATAA